In Halobaculum sp. XH14, a single genomic region encodes these proteins:
- a CDS encoding DUF7344 domain-containing protein codes for MVSMDRIFELLSKKRRRYALYYLDQQEGPVLIDEVAAQVAEWESDPGIGPVPEGAFDGIELKLYHVDLPKASETTYIQYNPDEGTVELTETPPSFAAILSIAKVIERPDRNP; via the coding sequence ATGGTCTCTATGGATCGGATATTTGAACTCCTGAGCAAGAAGCGGCGACGGTACGCACTCTACTATCTTGACCAACAGGAGGGACCTGTTCTTATCGACGAGGTAGCAGCACAGGTCGCAGAGTGGGAATCCGACCCTGGAATCGGCCCCGTTCCTGAGGGGGCGTTCGACGGAATTGAACTCAAACTCTACCACGTCGATTTACCGAAAGCATCCGAGACAACGTACATTCAGTATAATCCGGATGAGGGAACGGTCGAACTCACCGAAACTCCTCCTTCGTTCGCCGCCATCCTCTCGATTGCGAAGGTGATCGAACGCCCGGACCGAAACCCGTAA
- a CDS encoding amino acid-binding protein gives MPADPAAAPGERPPSEAGARTDGGPRTDGEPGADGGDAPEEEATRADGGDAPVAHTVRIELVDEPGQLLAALKPIAENGGNLLSVFHERGNITPRGRIPVAVDLECPPDRFETILEALRDNGVNVTRAGAEEFGAEVTVVLVGHLVDTDLSDTLRRLVDGSNATVADLELSAPAGAGSDEQSSARLRLRAREGETAGVLETVRSVAAEKGIHVIEPMEGGQ, from the coding sequence ATGCCCGCCGACCCGGCGGCAGCCCCCGGCGAGCGCCCGCCGTCCGAGGCCGGCGCGCGCACCGACGGCGGACCGAGAACTGACGGCGAGCCCGGAGCCGACGGCGGCGACGCGCCCGAGGAGGAGGCGACCCGGGCCGACGGCGGCGACGCGCCCGTCGCACACACCGTCCGCATCGAACTCGTCGACGAGCCCGGCCAGCTACTGGCCGCGCTGAAACCCATCGCCGAGAACGGCGGCAACCTGCTGTCGGTGTTCCACGAACGGGGGAACATCACGCCGCGGGGGCGAATCCCCGTCGCCGTCGATCTGGAGTGTCCGCCGGACCGGTTCGAGACCATCCTCGAGGCGCTGCGTGACAACGGGGTGAACGTCACCCGCGCGGGCGCGGAGGAGTTCGGAGCCGAGGTGACGGTGGTGCTGGTCGGCCACCTCGTCGACACCGACCTCTCGGACACGCTGCGGCGGCTCGTGGACGGTTCGAACGCGACCGTCGCCGACCTGGAGCTGTCGGCGCCCGCCGGGGCCGGGAGCGACGAGCAGTCGAGCGCCCGCCTGCGACTCAGGGCGCGCGAGGGCGAGACGGCCGGGGTGCTGGAGACGGTTCGCTCGGTCGCGGCCGAGAAGGGAATCCACGTCATCGAGCCGATGGAGGGGGGCCAATGA
- a CDS encoding DUF5781 family protein → MELRLGDDGPPEPLLGAASLLETERDLDLPVHVRVSDDPDERTWAGHYEDRHVLNISRKAATSAMARELALHEFAHMARYEEGHPSHVQPTEEALFLALAGRSVERHRLAHCYQIANHMKDVYADDITLSVGPGGKLVTFFESQLAAAVADRPREHHHPDSRLLTGSADPDITAVNAAFALAMCERHDLVDRGHRLYDLAHAAADDAPGVDVAAFTRLFRSLAEDPSASEYRRTLVDAARRYAVDASGSGGSGDGPGDGTAAAD, encoded by the coding sequence ATGGAACTGCGACTGGGTGACGACGGCCCGCCCGAACCCCTTCTCGGCGCCGCGTCGCTCCTCGAGACCGAACGTGACCTCGACCTGCCGGTCCACGTCCGCGTCAGCGACGACCCCGACGAGCGCACGTGGGCCGGCCACTACGAGGACCGCCACGTGCTGAACATCTCCCGGAAAGCCGCGACGAGCGCGATGGCCCGGGAGCTCGCGCTCCACGAGTTCGCCCACATGGCCCGCTACGAGGAGGGTCACCCCTCCCACGTCCAGCCGACCGAGGAGGCGCTGTTCCTCGCGCTCGCCGGGCGATCCGTCGAGCGCCACAGGCTCGCCCACTGCTATCAGATCGCCAACCACATGAAGGACGTCTACGCCGACGACATCACGCTCTCGGTCGGCCCGGGCGGCAAGCTCGTCACGTTCTTCGAGTCGCAACTGGCCGCCGCCGTCGCGGACCGCCCCCGCGAGCACCACCACCCGGACTCGCGGCTGCTCACGGGGAGCGCCGACCCGGACATCACGGCGGTGAACGCGGCGTTCGCGCTGGCGATGTGCGAGCGACACGACCTCGTCGACCGCGGCCACCGACTGTACGACCTCGCGCACGCGGCCGCGGACGACGCGCCCGGCGTCGACGTCGCCGCGTTCACGCGGCTGTTCCGCTCGCTCGCCGAGGACCCCTCCGCCTCGGAGTACCGCAGAACGCTGGTCGACGCGGCCCGACGATACGCGGTCGACGCGAGCGGCTCGGGCGGTTCGGGAGACGGTCCCGGCGACGGCACGGCGGCGGCCGACTGA
- a CDS encoding helix-turn-helix domain-containing protein, producing MAIEASFTIEQADFPLSAVFEQLADVTIELDRVVPTGEAVVPYFWISADDTDKLDTDLSVDLGIDQVKVIDKLEEQMLVRIDWNLDYESVLTAVVNTDISLVSGIGDDTRWTFEVRANEQQDLSNFQTYCQDHDIPLELTELHAISSLKSDREYDLTEGQRNALVLAYSRGHFDSPRDATQQDLADELGITRQAVSSRLQRGFRRLVASTLIAPDE from the coding sequence ATGGCTATCGAGGCCTCGTTCACCATCGAGCAGGCGGATTTCCCGTTGAGTGCTGTTTTCGAGCAATTAGCCGATGTGACTATCGAGTTAGACCGGGTTGTCCCAACCGGTGAGGCAGTCGTCCCCTATTTCTGGATTTCCGCCGATGATACGGATAAACTCGACACAGATTTGAGTGTAGATCTCGGGATTGACCAGGTCAAAGTAATCGATAAACTGGAGGAACAGATGCTCGTCCGTATCGACTGGAACCTGGACTATGAGAGTGTTCTGACGGCGGTCGTCAATACCGATATTTCACTCGTTTCTGGGATTGGAGACGATACGCGATGGACGTTTGAAGTCCGTGCAAACGAGCAACAAGACCTCTCGAACTTCCAGACGTATTGCCAGGACCACGACATCCCGCTTGAGCTGACTGAGCTGCACGCGATTTCGTCGCTCAAGTCCGATCGAGAATACGATCTGACCGAGGGTCAACGGAATGCGTTGGTACTGGCGTATTCCCGGGGGCACTTTGACTCGCCGCGAGACGCCACGCAACAGGATCTCGCCGACGAACTCGGAATCACCCGGCAGGCGGTTTCATCACGGTTACAGCGCGGTTTTCGACGTCTCGTAGCGAGTACCCTCATCGCTCCCGACGAGTGA
- a CDS encoding HalOD1 output domain-containing protein, translating into MEPPEEKSMTVEITKSMSVVEFDADQDSFRAAYDSTQDLTSLAVVEVVASALGREPWDLTPLQSAIDTDALDELATESATDRGNCDSISFSYEDFEVTVRSEGVIEAAPIENS; encoded by the coding sequence ATGGAGCCTCCTGAAGAGAAATCGATGACTGTTGAGATTACGAAGTCGATGAGTGTTGTTGAATTCGATGCGGACCAAGACAGTTTCCGGGCGGCGTACGACAGTACTCAGGACTTGACGAGTTTAGCAGTCGTTGAAGTTGTTGCGTCCGCGCTTGGCAGGGAACCATGGGACTTGACGCCGCTTCAGTCCGCCATTGATACAGACGCGCTTGATGAATTGGCTACGGAGTCAGCTACCGATCGTGGGAACTGTGATAGTATCTCGTTCTCATACGAGGACTTTGAAGTGACAGTACGGAGCGAGGGAGTCATTGAGGCAGCACCCATCGAGAACTCGTAA
- the tuf gene encoding translation elongation factor EF-1 subunit alpha: MSEDKPHQNLAIIGHVDHGKSTLVGRLLFETGSVPEHVIEQYREEAEEKGKGGFEFAYVMDNLAEERERGVTIDIAHKEFDTDEFHFTIVDTPGHRDFVKNMITGASQADHAVLVVAADDGVAPQTREHVFLSRTLGIEELIVGVNKMDVVDYSEDTYNEVKSGVQDLLKQVRFNSEDAEFIPLSAFEGDNVAERSDNTDWYDGQILLEALNNLPVPSPPTDAPLRLPIQDVYTISGIGTVPVGRIETGVLNTGDNVSFQPSDAGGEVKTIEMHHEEVPKAEPGDNVGFNVRGVGKDDIRRGDVCGPADDPPTVAETFQAQIVVMQHPSVITAGYTPVFHAHTAQVACTVESLDAKIDPSSGEVAEENPDFIKSGDAAKVTVRPQKPLSIEPSGEIPELGSFAIRDMGQTIAAGQVLSVNER; the protein is encoded by the coding sequence ATGAGCGAAGACAAACCCCACCAGAACCTGGCCATCATCGGCCACGTCGACCACGGGAAGTCCACGCTCGTGGGTCGCCTCCTCTTCGAGACAGGGAGCGTCCCCGAGCACGTGATCGAGCAGTACCGAGAGGAAGCAGAGGAGAAGGGCAAGGGCGGCTTCGAGTTCGCCTACGTCATGGACAACCTCGCCGAGGAGCGCGAGCGCGGCGTCACCATCGACATCGCCCACAAGGAGTTCGACACGGACGAGTTCCACTTCACCATCGTCGACACGCCGGGCCACCGTGACTTCGTGAAGAACATGATCACCGGTGCGTCCCAGGCCGACCACGCGGTGCTCGTCGTCGCGGCCGACGACGGCGTCGCGCCCCAGACCCGCGAGCACGTGTTCCTCTCGCGCACGCTGGGCATCGAGGAACTCATCGTCGGCGTCAACAAGATGGACGTCGTCGACTACAGCGAGGACACCTACAACGAGGTCAAGTCGGGCGTGCAGGACCTCCTCAAGCAGGTGCGCTTCAACTCCGAGGACGCGGAGTTCATCCCGCTGTCGGCCTTCGAGGGCGACAACGTGGCCGAGCGGTCCGACAACACGGACTGGTACGACGGCCAGATCCTCCTCGAGGCGCTGAACAACCTGCCGGTGCCGTCCCCGCCGACGGACGCGCCGCTCCGCCTGCCGATCCAGGACGTCTACACCATCTCGGGCATCGGGACCGTCCCGGTCGGCCGCATCGAGACGGGCGTCCTCAACACCGGGGACAACGTCTCGTTCCAGCCCTCGGACGCCGGCGGCGAGGTCAAGACCATCGAGATGCACCACGAGGAAGTGCCCAAGGCCGAGCCCGGCGACAACGTCGGGTTCAACGTCCGCGGCGTCGGCAAGGACGACATCCGCCGCGGCGACGTCTGTGGCCCGGCCGACGATCCGCCGACGGTCGCCGAGACGTTCCAGGCTCAGATCGTCGTCATGCAGCACCCGTCGGTCATCACGGCCGGCTACACGCCGGTGTTCCACGCCCACACGGCCCAGGTCGCCTGTACCGTCGAGTCGCTCGACGCGAAGATCGACCCGTCCTCGGGCGAGGTCGCCGAGGAGAACCCGGACTTCATCAAGTCCGGCGACGCCGCGAAGGTGACGGTCCGACCCCAGAAGCCCCTCAGCATCGAGCCGTCGGGCGAGATTCCGGAGCTGGGCAGCTTCGCCATCCGCGACATGGGTCAGACCATTGCGGCCGGCCAGGTCCTCAGCGTCAACGAGCGATAG
- a CDS encoding elongation factor EF-2: MGRRKKIVQECETLMDEPEHIRNIAIAAHVDHGKTTLSDNLLAGAGMISDDTAGQQLAMDTEEDEQERGITIDAANVSMTHEYEGTNHLINLIDTPGHVDFGGDVTRAMRAVDGALVVVDAVEGAMPQTETVLRQALREGVKPALFINKVDRLINELQEGPQEMQQRLMDVIGDVNELIRGMTEEMDDITEDWTVSVEEGTVGFGSALYKWGVSMPSMEATGISFADIIEMEQNDNREELHERTPLSDVVLDMVAEHFPNPLTAQPFRVPRIWRGDDDSEVAEDMQTVDRDGNIVLMCTDIGMDPHAGEIVTGRVFSGTLEKGQELFVSGTAGKNRVQSVGIYMGGEREELDRGVPAGNIAAVTGLKDAIAGSTVSDIEMTPFESIEHISEPVITKSVEAQNMDDLPKLIQTLQQVAKEDPTIRVEINEDTGEHLISGQGELHLEVITQRIQKNQGIPVNTGEPIVVFREQPQEASREVEGVSPNRHNKFYITVEPMAQSIVDDIQLGEISMDMPELERREALQAAGMDKDTSQNVEHIHGTNILIDDTKGIQHLNETMELVIEGLDEALDDGPLAAEPVQGSLFRLHDARLHEDTIHRGPAQVIPAVRDAVHRALIDAEVRLLEPIQDVRIDVPNEYMGDASGEIQGRRGRVDDMYQEGDLMVIEGIAPVEEMIGFSSDIRSATEGRASWNTENAGFRVLVDNLQRETIMEIRERKGMKLELPPSIEYI, translated from the coding sequence ATGGGCCGACGAAAGAAAATCGTACAGGAATGTGAGACGCTGATGGACGAGCCGGAGCACATCCGGAACATCGCCATCGCGGCTCACGTTGACCACGGCAAGACGACACTCTCGGACAACCTGCTGGCCGGTGCCGGCATGATCTCGGACGACACCGCGGGCCAGCAGCTCGCCATGGACACCGAGGAGGACGAGCAGGAGCGGGGCATCACCATCGACGCGGCGAACGTCTCGATGACCCACGAGTACGAGGGCACCAACCACCTCATCAACCTCATCGACACCCCCGGCCACGTCGACTTCGGCGGCGACGTGACCCGGGCGATGCGCGCCGTCGACGGCGCGCTCGTCGTCGTCGACGCGGTCGAGGGGGCGATGCCCCAGACCGAGACGGTGCTCCGGCAGGCGCTCCGCGAGGGCGTCAAGCCCGCGCTGTTCATCAACAAGGTCGACCGCCTCATCAACGAGCTCCAGGAGGGTCCCCAGGAGATGCAACAGCGGCTCATGGACGTCATCGGCGACGTCAACGAGCTCATCCGCGGGATGACCGAGGAGATGGACGACATCACCGAGGACTGGACGGTCTCGGTCGAGGAGGGCACCGTCGGCTTCGGCTCCGCGCTGTACAAGTGGGGCGTCTCGATGCCCTCGATGGAGGCGACGGGCATCTCCTTTGCGGACATCATCGAGATGGAGCAGAACGACAACCGCGAGGAGCTCCACGAGCGCACGCCGCTCTCGGACGTCGTGCTCGACATGGTCGCCGAGCACTTCCCGAACCCGCTCACGGCCCAGCCGTTCCGCGTCCCGCGCATCTGGCGCGGCGACGACGACTCCGAGGTCGCCGAGGACATGCAGACCGTGGACCGCGACGGCAACATCGTCCTCATGTGTACCGACATCGGGATGGACCCCCACGCCGGCGAGATCGTGACCGGCCGCGTCTTCTCGGGCACGCTCGAGAAGGGCCAGGAGCTGTTCGTCTCCGGGACGGCCGGGAAGAACCGCGTCCAGTCGGTCGGGATCTACATGGGCGGCGAGCGTGAGGAGCTCGATCGGGGCGTCCCCGCCGGCAACATCGCGGCGGTCACCGGCCTGAAGGACGCCATCGCCGGCTCGACCGTCTCCGACATCGAGATGACGCCGTTCGAGTCGATCGAGCACATCTCGGAGCCGGTCATCACGAAGTCCGTCGAGGCCCAGAACATGGACGACCTGCCAAAGCTCATCCAGACGCTCCAGCAGGTCGCCAAGGAGGACCCGACGATCCGCGTGGAGATCAACGAGGACACCGGCGAGCACCTCATCTCCGGGCAGGGTGAGCTCCACCTCGAGGTCATCACCCAGCGCATCCAGAAGAACCAGGGCATCCCGGTCAACACCGGCGAACCGATCGTCGTGTTCCGCGAGCAGCCACAGGAGGCCTCCCGCGAGGTCGAGGGCGTCTCGCCGAACCGGCACAACAAGTTCTACATCACCGTCGAGCCGATGGCCCAGTCGATCGTCGACGACATCCAGCTCGGCGAGATCTCGATGGACATGCCCGAACTCGAGCGCCGCGAGGCGCTCCAGGCGGCCGGCATGGACAAGGACACGTCCCAGAACGTCGAGCACATCCACGGGACGAACATCCTCATCGACGACACGAAGGGGATCCAGCACCTGAACGAGACGATGGAGCTCGTCATCGAGGGCCTCGACGAGGCACTCGACGATGGCCCGCTCGCCGCCGAACCCGTCCAGGGCTCGCTGTTCCGCCTCCACGACGCGCGGCTCCACGAGGACACGATCCACCGCGGCCCCGCACAGGTCATCCCGGCGGTCCGGGACGCGGTCCACCGCGCGCTCATCGACGCGGAGGTCCGCCTGCTCGAGCCGATCCAGGACGTCCGCATCGACGTGCCCAACGAGTACATGGGCGACGCCTCCGGGGAAATCCAGGGTCGCCGCGGCCGCGTCGACGACATGTACCAGGAGGGCGACCTCATGGTCATCGAGGGCATCGCGCCCGTCGAGGAGATGATCGGCTTCTCCAGCGACATCCGCAGCGCGACCGAGGGTCGCGCCTCCTGGAACACGGAGAACGCGGGCTTCCGCGTGCTCGTGGACAACCTCCAGCGCGAGACGATCATGGAGATCCGCGAGCGGAAGGGTATGAAGCTCGAACTGCCGCCCTCGATCGAGTACATCTAG
- a CDS encoding rhomboid family intramembrane serine protease, producing MTDDDSTGRRWLTLAGNPVIETLAAMCLVSLMTWAGALVGLAGLFVLSESFVSRPWVLLTSVYAHASPGHLLANAVVVALAGSLVARNTTRFRFHAFFVTTGALAGLAQVWLGGLLGPSAGVLGASGAAFALAGYVLAANPVSTGLLDRIGLSTRVAAAVVALVAAGLTLAFSAVGSALVAHFTGRCSGWSRDGSGCCVREFLLAGGAKRNPQVNASGSFWCGLVDQW from the coding sequence ATGACCGACGACGACTCGACGGGCCGTCGGTGGCTCACGCTCGCCGGGAACCCCGTCATCGAGACGCTCGCGGCCATGTGTCTCGTCTCGCTGATGACCTGGGCGGGAGCCCTGGTCGGCCTGGCGGGCCTGTTCGTCCTCTCGGAGTCGTTCGTCTCCCGGCCGTGGGTACTCCTCACGAGCGTGTACGCCCACGCGAGTCCGGGCCACCTCCTCGCCAACGCGGTCGTCGTCGCGCTCGCCGGGAGTCTCGTCGCTCGGAACACGACCCGATTCCGCTTTCACGCGTTCTTCGTCACCACGGGAGCGCTCGCCGGCCTCGCCCAGGTGTGGCTCGGCGGCCTCCTCGGCCCGTCGGCGGGCGTGCTCGGCGCCAGCGGCGCGGCGTTCGCGCTCGCCGGCTACGTGCTCGCGGCGAACCCCGTCTCGACCGGCTTGCTCGATCGAATCGGGCTCTCGACCCGGGTCGCAGCGGCGGTCGTCGCGCTGGTCGCCGCCGGCCTGACGCTCGCGTTCAGCGCCGTCGGGAGCGCGCTGGTGGCCCACTTCACGGGGCGGTGTTCGGGCTGGTCACGGGACGGCTCCGGCTGTTGCGTGCGTGAGTTTTTGCTGGCTGGTGGCGCGAAACGGAACCCTCAAGTGAACGCCAGCGGTTCGTTCTGGTGCGGGCTCGTAGATCAGTGGTAG
- a CDS encoding homoserine dehydrogenase has translation MTTRLAVLGAGAVGRSVAQLAGEYGYAVVALADSSSAVVDPDGVDVAGALAGKDDGAGLGDADPADVLAADYDALVEATPTTLGDAEPGFSHVRTALERDRDVVLANKGPVAERFADVRALEADSHGEVLFEATVAGAIPALATIDDLGPERVTAVRGVLNGTANFVLSRMAAEGLDYDHVLAEAQDLGVAEADPSFDVEGTDAALKCVILANVLREAGCETVAELRDRELALADADVEGIRNVTGSALELAINDGRTVRLIGEATREGVRVGPRLVPQNGTLAVSGTRNIVKIDADYSGDLAISGAGAGGEETASAVLSDVGRLG, from the coding sequence ATGACGACGCGGCTCGCGGTGCTGGGCGCGGGCGCGGTCGGCCGTTCCGTCGCCCAACTGGCCGGCGAGTACGGCTACGCCGTGGTCGCGCTCGCGGACTCGTCCTCGGCGGTCGTCGACCCCGACGGCGTGGACGTCGCCGGCGCGCTCGCGGGCAAGGACGACGGGGCCGGCCTCGGGGACGCGGACCCGGCGGACGTGCTGGCCGCCGACTACGACGCCCTCGTGGAGGCGACGCCGACGACGCTCGGCGACGCCGAACCCGGCTTCTCGCACGTGCGGACCGCGCTAGAGCGCGACAGGGACGTCGTGCTCGCGAACAAAGGTCCGGTCGCCGAGCGCTTCGCGGACGTGCGCGCCCTGGAGGCCGACAGCCACGGCGAGGTGCTGTTCGAGGCGACCGTCGCGGGGGCGATCCCGGCGCTCGCGACCATCGACGACCTCGGGCCCGAGCGCGTGACCGCGGTCAGGGGCGTGCTCAACGGCACCGCGAACTTCGTGCTCTCGCGGATGGCCGCCGAGGGGCTGGACTACGACCACGTGCTCGCGGAGGCCCAGGACCTCGGCGTCGCCGAGGCGGACCCCTCATTCGACGTCGAGGGGACCGACGCCGCGCTGAAGTGTGTCATCCTGGCGAACGTGCTCCGGGAGGCCGGCTGCGAGACGGTCGCGGAACTCCGGGACCGGGAACTGGCTCTCGCGGACGCCGACGTCGAGGGGATCCGAAACGTCACCGGCAGCGCGCTCGAACTCGCGATCAACGACGGCCGAACCGTGCGACTCATCGGCGAGGCGACGAGGGAGGGGGTCCGCGTGGGCCCCCGGCTCGTGCCCCAGAACGGGACGCTCGCGGTGTCGGGGACGAGGAACATCGTCAAAATCGACGCGGACTACTCGGGCGACCTGGCGATCTCCGGTGCCGGCGCGGGCGGGGAGGAGACCGCCAGCGCGGTGCTCTCGGACGTGGGGCGGCTGGGGTAG
- a CDS encoding NAD(P)-dependent oxidoreductase — protein sequence MSDKTVGFIGLGIMGLPMATNLLDAGYRVVGHNRSPEPTAELVAHGGEDGESPAGVAERSDVVLLCLPDSPDVERVVLGDGGEPNPVVDGVGPGTTVIDHSTISPTVAERVAEALAAEDATLLDAPISGGEEGAIEGTLSIMVGGDEDALDAQRDVLDVVGGTVTHCGPSGAGQTTKACNQIVVAAQMVGVSEALVFADNAGADLEAVVEAISGGAAGCWALDNRAPDMIHGDFDPGFFAEYQYKDLRIATDAGEAFGSPMPQTSLAHELYKSMVENGMGRDDNSGVMQVLELMNGGPARAEE from the coding sequence ATGTCGGACAAGACGGTCGGCTTCATCGGCCTGGGAATCATGGGGCTCCCGATGGCGACGAACCTCCTCGACGCCGGCTACCGCGTCGTGGGCCACAACCGCTCGCCGGAACCGACGGCGGAACTGGTCGCCCACGGCGGCGAGGACGGCGAGTCGCCGGCGGGCGTCGCCGAACGGAGCGACGTCGTGCTGCTGTGTCTCCCCGACTCGCCCGACGTGGAGCGGGTCGTCCTCGGCGACGGCGGGGAACCGAACCCGGTGGTGGACGGCGTCGGCCCGGGGACGACCGTGATCGACCACTCGACCATCTCGCCGACCGTCGCGGAACGCGTCGCCGAGGCGCTCGCAGCCGAGGACGCGACGCTGCTCGACGCCCCCATCTCGGGCGGCGAGGAGGGCGCGATCGAGGGGACGCTCTCGATCATGGTCGGCGGCGACGAGGACGCGCTGGACGCCCAGCGGGACGTCCTCGACGTCGTCGGGGGGACCGTCACCCACTGTGGCCCGAGCGGCGCGGGCCAGACGACGAAGGCGTGCAACCAGATCGTCGTCGCCGCCCAGATGGTCGGCGTGAGCGAGGCGCTGGTGTTCGCGGACAACGCGGGCGCCGACCTCGAAGCGGTCGTCGAGGCCATCAGCGGCGGCGCGGCCGGCTGCTGGGCGCTCGACAACCGCGCCCCGGACATGATCCACGGCGACTTCGACCCGGGCTTCTTCGCCGAGTACCAGTACAAGGACCTCCGCATCGCCACCGACGCGGGCGAGGCGTTCGGCTCGCCGATGCCGCAAACGTCGCTCGCCCACGAACTGTACAAGTCGATGGTCGAGAACGGGATGGGGCGGGACGACAACTCCGGCGTGATGCAGGTGCTCGAACTCATGAACGGCGGGCCGGCCCGCGCCGAGGAGTAG
- a CDS encoding DUF2270 domain-containing protein, which yields MTDSSSDEFDPTAPDQREIGREMVDDSTGLGSVMAHAYRGEIDRVGTWRQRLDETTTWAVTLMAAILTWAFSSTDNPHYIVLIGIVVVTVFLGIEARRYRDYDVFRSRARLIQENLFANALDPSQGTESHDWRAELSRDYRRPTLKVSFYEALANRLQRVYLALLSVLLVAWVFRITAFAPRQDWLTTAGIARIPGIAVVAVVGVFYVALLGVTFWPRERHAKGEFREGDTDDWKETDR from the coding sequence ATGACCGATTCGAGTAGCGACGAGTTCGACCCAACAGCACCAGACCAACGGGAGATCGGCCGCGAAATGGTTGACGACAGTACGGGACTCGGTTCGGTGATGGCCCACGCCTATCGCGGAGAGATAGACCGAGTAGGGACGTGGCGGCAGCGCCTCGACGAGACGACGACGTGGGCGGTGACGCTGATGGCAGCAATCTTGACGTGGGCGTTTTCGAGTACCGATAACCCGCACTATATCGTGCTGATCGGGATCGTTGTCGTCACCGTCTTTCTGGGCATCGAAGCACGGCGGTACCGGGACTACGACGTCTTTCGCTCTCGTGCTCGACTCATCCAAGAGAACCTGTTCGCAAACGCCCTCGATCCGTCCCAAGGCACTGAAAGTCACGACTGGCGAGCGGAACTGAGCAGGGACTATCGAAGGCCGACGCTGAAAGTCTCGTTCTACGAAGCACTCGCAAACCGGCTCCAGCGTGTGTACCTTGCTCTGCTCAGTGTCCTCTTGGTCGCGTGGGTCTTCAGGATTACAGCGTTCGCACCGCGCCAAGATTGGCTGACAACCGCTGGAATCGCCCGTATTCCCGGGATTGCTGTGGTTGCCGTTGTGGGTGTGTTCTACGTCGCACTGCTGGGCGTCACCTTCTGGCCCCGCGAGCGCCATGCCAAGGGTGAGTTCCGTGAAGGAGACACGGACGACTGGAAAGAGACAGACCGATAA
- the rpsJ gene encoding 30S ribosomal protein S10, which translates to MPGQQARVRLAGTSPEDLDDICDDVREIADKTGVALSGPIPLPTKTLEVPSRKSPDGEGTATWEHWEMRVHKRLIDIDADERALRQLMRIQVPNDVSIEIVLED; encoded by the coding sequence ATGCCGGGCCAACAGGCGCGGGTCCGACTCGCGGGGACGAGCCCCGAGGACCTGGACGACATCTGCGACGACGTCCGGGAGATCGCGGACAAGACCGGCGTCGCCCTGTCGGGGCCGATCCCGCTCCCGACCAAGACGCTGGAGGTCCCGTCCCGGAAGTCCCCGGACGGTGAAGGCACCGCCACGTGGGAGCACTGGGAGATGCGCGTCCACAAGCGGCTCATCGACATCGACGCCGACGAACGCGCGCTCCGGCAGCTGATGCGGATTCAGGTGCCAAACGACGTCAGCATCGAGATCGTCCTCGAGGACTGA